cccaaattccaagctgctgttttgaggcatgttaaaaaaagttatgcactttgtgacttcaataataaatatggcagtgccattttttcttttttttttcttccataacttgagttgatttattttggaaaaccttgttacattgtttaatgcatccagcggggcagcacaacaaaattaggcataataatgtgttcattccacgactgtattcatcagtatcggttgatatcggtatcggtaattaagagttggacaatatcggatatcggcaaaaaagacattatcggacagctctaatttttaacccaaataggtgaaattagattatctcccacggcacaccagactgtatctcacaatggttgaaaaacactggtgtacttTAATGGATAGATACAACAGAAGATTAACAAAATGCACACTCACAATCTCGCCAAGAAGCACCACATTTTCTCCTCGCACAATGAAGATTCCTCTGGGAATGTCACCAAACTTCTTGCCCACGTGGATGCGTTCAACTGTCTGGTGGAAAaccaaattggctaaaaaaaaaaaaaaggagcacaGAAACTAATTAGGTCGTTTGCACGAGCGAGCATTTCTATATTAAACGCATTGGTTTCGCTTGGTCACACGATACATAAATAAAAAGAGCATATTTACCAAACTGGTCGATGCTTCTGAGGTACCCGATCAGTGTTCTGCCATCACGGAGGAGAACCAGGTGTTTTTCTGCAGAGCAGCAACGTTACACAACAACACAATTACACACGACCACGTTCTGTCTGTCTACTAAAAAGTACATTCCCCTTCTACAACTTACTGTCTATCTCGTCGATGAGACTAGCCGTCCCCGGTACGTAGTTCATCTTGTGGCCCTTCTTTATTACCTTTGTATATGTCGTAGCGTCATGCCATGAATATtactaaaggttttttttttttttggaggggcaCAAGCTGGCAGGAAGTGAATTTATAGACGCCAGGGATAAACTTCCGGGTAAAAATTTGCTAGCCAACGCTACTGAGCATGCGCACGCAGGCGCATGAACGCTAAAGGTTTCCTCGGAACAAATGAACCACAGcaaaagttttatattcataaatgtaacttTCTCAATAACCGGCCTTTTATTTTGTGcctctaaaaaaaaagaattagaactctactttaaaacgccttctacctctaacaaccaaaaagctgtgaaaactaatgatgctgtgttccaaatttggattatttacggaacttgtgtgagcctatggctttacattttgttacatatatatattttctaccgcttattccctaaatatatatatatatatatatatatatatatatatatatatatatatatatatatatatatatatatatatatatatatatatatatatatatatatatatatatatgtgtgtgtatatatatgtgtgtgtgtatatatatatatatatatatatatatatatatatgtgtgtatatatatgtgtgtgtgtatatatatatatatatatatatatatatatatatatatatatatatatatatatatatatatatatatatatatatatgtgtgtgtatatatatgtgtgtgtgtatatatatatatatatatatatatatatatatgtatatcatacttgccaaccctccctaattttccgggagactcccgaaattcagcgcctctcccgaaaacctcccgggacaaatattcccccgaaaatctcccgattttcagccggagctggagggggcgtggcctcctgagtgaggacagccttttttcatgacgggaggacaacagggtgacaagaactaaatcatccagactagagataaattgtattattatgtttatcttacctaaaaatagaagaaagaaagaaagaaaaactaaatacatttttactatattttgctaaaaacatcaaaattaattgtatttttatttgtattttttctgactccttattacatccaggcattagaattatacattaaaataaacatatttgaaatgattaattttaaattatcataataattcatttaaaatgaccatatttaattattaaaataattgcttgtttatcaacaactttagcattttattcattacattttgaagctctcagaagccaagttatgt
The Nerophis lumbriciformis linkage group LG12, RoL_Nlum_v2.1, whole genome shotgun sequence DNA segment above includes these coding regions:
- the lsm1 gene encoding U6 snRNA-associated Sm-like protein LSm1, which codes for MNYVPGTASLIDEIDKKHLVLLRDGRTLIGYLRSIDQFANLVFHQTVERIHVGKKFGDIPRGIFIVRGENVVLLGEIDVDKQCDAILQQVSIEEILEEQRLKQQTKQETEKVKMQALKDRGLSIPKADNLDEY